AGAAGTGACCTTTCCTTTTCTCATCGCAGCTAGCTCAAATGCATAGCGGATGACTCTCTCCATCTCGTTTTTCTGGTAATACAGTGTATCTACAACAGAAGCCTCGCCTTTTTTGAAAGATCTTTCACTCGGTTTTCCGAAATAGAGTCCGCCGGTCAATTCCCTGACCACTACCATGTCAGCTCCTTCAACGACTTCCTTGCGCAGCGGCGAGATCCCGGAAATACTAGAGTAGTATTGAACCGGGCGGACATTTGCATAAAGCCCGAGCTCTTTCCGGATTTTCAACAGTCCTTTTTCAGGGCGAATATGACCAGGCATCACATCCCACTTAGGGCCGCCAACAGCGCCTAACAGAACCGCATCACTTCCCTTACAAAGATCCAGGGTATGCTCCGGGAGCGGGGTTCCAAATTCATCGATTGCTGCTCCGCCGATTTCCCCATAGGTGAAATGGAACTTATGGTTGAATAGCTCGGCAACTGCCTGGAGGATGGTAACCGCCCCCCTGCTTACTTCTTTACCTACGCCATCTCCTGGCAGGATTGCGATCCTTTTTTCCATTACATTCGCCTCCGAATTCTTAAATGTATTTTTTTAACCGTTGACTGCGACTTTCTTCGTTTCTTCCATATATAGAACTCTATTGACTGCATTTAAGTATGCTTTTGCTGAAGCTTCAAGAACATCCTGTGCAAGGCCTCTGCCACTCGTCTCGATCCCGCCGAAATCCAGCTTTACATACACCTGGGCGAGGGCATCCCTGCCGGCTCCAACAGACTGAATCCTGTAATCAAGCAATCTAGCTTTTTCTTTCATGCAATTTTCAAGCGTATTGTATAAAGCTTCAATACTGCCAGAACCTGTGGACGCTTCCTGGATTTTTTCATTCTGGCAGCCAAACAAGGTGACAGTAGCGGTAGGAACCTGGTTCGTTCCATACTGGACCTGGATGGAGTCTAGACGATAATATTGCTGCTCCTTTGACAGCTTCTCTTCAAGGATGATGGCCACGAGGTCGTCATCCGTCATTTCTTTTTTCCTGTCTGCCAGTTCCTTGAATACGGAGAATAATCGATTGATATCATCTTCCGGAACTGACAGCCCGATTTCGTTCAGCCTGTTCCGGAAAGCGTGGCGTCCGGAATGCTTCCCAAGAACCATCGAGTTATTTTGTAATCCAACAAGTTCCGGTGAGATGATTTCATAGGTTGTTTTCTCCTTCAGGACCCCATCCTGATGGATACCTGACTCGTGAGCAAAGGCATTCCTGCCAACCACTGCTTTATTGGCTGGTACCGCCATACCCGTCAACTTGCTGACAAGGCTGCTTGTTCTGCTGATCTCCTTAAGGTTCAGTCCCGTTTCAGCTTGGTAAAAATCTTTGCGGATATGAAGTGCAACGGCAAATTCCTCGAGTGCTGCGTTTCCTGCCCTCTCACCGATCCCGTTGATCGTTCCTTCGACTTGCGAAGCCCCTGCTGACACTGCTGCAAGTGAATTGGCAATCGACATCCCGAGGTCATCATGACAATGTGCCGAAAGTTCGACCTTACTAATAGAAGGAACATTCTCTCGCAAGTAAGTGAATATTTGGCCGTATTCCTGCGGTGATATATAGCCGACAGTGTCAGGAATATTGATCACCTTTGCACCGGCTTTGATCACCTCTTCCACGATTTCAGCCAGGAAATCAAGCTCCGTTCGGCAGGCATCCTCTGCAGACCATTGAATGACCGGAAATTTGGATGCCGCATATTTCACTGTTCTTATCGCTGTTTCAACTACCTCAGCTTTTGTCTGCTTTAGCTTGTGGATTCTGTGGATCGGCGAAGTAGCGATGAACAGATGCAGCCTTGGCTCTGCTCCATGTTTCAATGCCTCCCATGCCGCGTCGATATCTGTTGTAACCGACCTTGCCAGCCCAGTAACAGAACACCCTTGGATCTGACGGGAGATTTCTGCTACGGAAGCAAAATCCCCTTTGGATGCAGCCGGAAATCCTGCTTCAATGATGTCAATATTCAGCCTCTCCAACTGCCTGGCAATTTCAAGCTTTTCGGAAAAATTCAGATTGACCCCGGCTGACTGCTCACCATCCCTCAATGTCGTATCAAATATTTTAATTCTTCGCACTGGCAGCCACTTCTCTCTGCTTTTGTTTGTTGACAAACGGCATCATCTTTCTCAGTTCTCTTCCCACCTCTTCAATCTGGTGGCGGTTTTCTTTTTCATTGATGCTATTGAAGACCGGTCTGTTGTTTTCATTTTCCTCAATCCAGCCCTTGGCAAAAGTCCCTTCCTGGATGTCAGTCAAAACTCGTTTCATTTCCTCTTTCACCTGCTCATTTACCACTCTCGGGCCGCTGACAAAGTCTCCCCATTGAGCAGTGTCGGAGATCGAATAACGCATTCCTTCGAGTCCGCCTTCATACATCAAGTCGACGATCAGCTTCAGTTCATGCATTGTTTCAAAATAGGCCAGTTCCGGCTGGTAGCCGGCCTCGACAAGTGTTTCGAAGCCTGCTTTCACTAGCGATGTCAAACCGCCGCATAATACAGCCTGTTCACCGAATAGATCTGTTTCGGTTTCTTCCTTGAAGGTTGTCTCAAGTGCCCCAGCCCTCAGAGCACCAATCTCTTTCGCGTAAGCAAGTGCAAGTTCCCGTGCATTTCCTGACACATCCTGATGGATCGCGAACAATGCCGGCACGCCTGCACCTTCTTGATACGTCCTCCTGACCAAATGCCCGGGTCCTTTTGGAGCGACAAGGAGGACATCACAGCTTTCAGGAGGGACAATCTGTTTAAAATGCACGTTAAAACCGTGGGCGAACATAAGCGCCTGGCCTGACAGCTGAGGCTCGATTTCATTTTTATATACAGCAGTCTGCCTCTCATCCGGCAGCAGAACCATGACTACATCTGCTGCTGCAACAGCTTCGGCAACTGTCTTAACTTCAAAGCCATCCTGTTCCGCTTTCTCCCATGACCTCCCTTGCCTCAATCCGATGACGACCTCAACGCCACTGTCACGAAGATTCTGGGCATGTGCATGACCCTGTGATCCATAACCAACTACCGCCACTGTCTTTCCGTTAAAATAAGCCTCATTTGCATCACCGTTATAGTACATTTTCGCCATTTTACCTCTCCCTTTCCTAATAAAAAATTAATTTATAGCTGCTTCTGATACATAGCCGCTTTGCTAATCAGTTTTGCAATGAAATTTCAAATTTTTTGAGAGTTAATACTAGGTTTGAGAAATCCCAAGTTTACCGAAGTGTTCCATCATACAAAGGAAAACGATTTTTGCTGGCCGGTTCGCTGGTTCCCCCTTGGGAATGCTGTCGTTCCAGTACGAGCCAGCTCTCTGATTCCATATGGTTTAATCAAATCAATAAATGCTTCGATTTTTTCCGTTTCACCTGTCAATTGGATGATGATGCTATCCTTGCTGACATCAATCACCGAGGCCCGGAATGGTTCAATGATCGAATAGATCTCTGCTCGATTGTGCGGCAGGACGGGCACCTTCATGAGAACGAGTTCTCGGGCGACAATCGCCTGGTCGCTGATATCCGCCACCTTTAGGACATCAATCTGTTTATTGAGCTGTTTCGTGATTTGTTCGACCATTCCGTCATTCTCCACATGGACAACACAGGTAATGCGCGAGACTCCCTCTTGTTCGGTAAGGCCAACCGATATGCTCTCAATATTGTAGTTCCTCTTAGAAAATAGATTCGTAATCCTATTAAGTACTCCTGGCCGGTTCAACACCGTCATTGTTATGATTCTTTTCATTTCTTCACTCCCACCATTTCGTGGATTCCTTTCCCGGGTGCGATCATCGGGTAGACATTTTCAGCTCCATCCACCCTAAAATCGAGCAGCACCGGTTCTTTATCATGAAGGACCTTATCCAGGATCGAGTGCGCTTCTGCTTCGGTGTGGATTTCAAACCCTTTGATTCCGTAGGCTTCGGCCAGTTTTACAAAAGATGGCTGTACCGGATTTTTACTATGTGAATATCTTTCTTTATAAAAAATTTCCTGCCACTGCCTAACCATCCCGAGCGCCTTGTTATTGAATATCGCTATTTTGATAGGAAGCTGAAATTCAGCGATGACCGCGAGCTCCTGTGTTGACATTTGGAAGCCGCCATCTCCCAGCACGGCTACAACACAGGCTTTCGGGTCTGCCAGCTGTGCGCCGATACTGGCAGGGAGGCCGAACCCCATTGTCCCGAGCCCTCCTGATGTCACCCATCGATCTGAATGCTGAAGTTGATAATATTGGGCCGCCCACATCTGATGCTGGCCGACATCGGTCACGACAATCGCTTCACCCTCCGTTTTTTCGTAAAGGAGTTCCATCACCTTTTGAGGTTTAAGTATTTCGCTGTTTTCGTAATGATAAGGAAAATCCTTTTTCCAGGCTGACAGCGTTTCTGCCCAATCTTCCTGTTCAGGCGGATTGCCTTCGAGAACTAGTAACTGTCTTAACGCCTCTCCTGCATCGCCGACGACCGGAATTTGCGTTGGCACATTTTTACCGATTTCAGCCGGGTCGATATCAATATGGGCAACAGCAGCTTTTGGAGCGAAATGCTCCAGGTTTCCAGTCAAGCGATCATCGAATCTGGCTCCGATATTGATCAGCAGGTCACAATGATAAAGCGCCATATTGGCTGTATAGCAGCCATGCATCCCCGCCATTCCAAGGAACAGTTCATGGTTGGCCGGGAAGCCTCCCAACCCCAATAGTGTGTGGACAACATGTAGGTTTTGCTGCTCTGCATATTCTTTTAAAAGATTCGAAGCCTTTGCGTGGAGGACACCTGCCCCTGCGAGAATGACCGGCCGTTTTGCCCTGCTTACTGCTTCGGATAGTTTTCTTACCTGAAGGAAATTCGGCTCTGTCGTCGGCTGGTAACCTGGAAGGTGGATCTCCTCCTCAGCTGGTACAGCCGCTACACCCGCTGCAAGGTCTTTAGGAAAATCGATGACGACAGGACCAGGTCTTCCGCTTGTCGCGATATAAAATGCTTCCTTTATAATCCGCGGAATGTCTTTTATATCCCTTACTTGATAGTTGTACTTTGTTATTGGTGTGGTAATCCCCAGGATGTCTGCTTCCTGGAAGGCATCTGTACCAATTACCCCTGTCGCAACCTGGCCAGTGAAGACGACCAGCGGCAAGGAGTCCATCATCGCATCAGCAATGCCGGTGATGATATTGGTCGCTCCCGGTCCAGAAGTTGCGATCACCACGCCCGGTTTTCCGCTGACTCTCGCATATCCTTCCGCTGCATGGATCCCTCCCTGTTCATGCCGTGGCAGCACATGAAGAATCTTAGAATCATAGAGTTTGTCGTAAATCGGCAGGACCGCTCCTCCTGGGTAGCCGAAAATGACTTCGACGTTTTCCTTTTCCAGAGCCTGAATCAGCAAATCTGCACCGCTAACCTCTTTCAATTTCGCCTTTGTTTCCTTCAAGGCAGCTTCCATTTATCGAACCTCCCACTGTGTACTCACTTGATTTTTACAAAATAAAAAAGCCCATCCATCTCCATATGCCTAAGGTTGCCCTAGACAAAGGGATGGAATAGGCTTTATCTCCTTGTTCCACGGTACCACCCTTCTTCACGCATAATGCGTGCGCTCGTGACAGCCTCAGCTGCCGGTTTTGATAACAAGTGCCAAGCACTCGACCAGTTTTACTAGGATTCCTTTCAAACTGGCGCTCCAAGGTGAGTTCACTTATTGCGGCATCACCGGCTTCCAGCTACCCCGGCTCTCTGTGCATGCTGATCGCAATAAATTACTTGTCCCTGTCCTCGCTTTATCCTTATTCAATTATTGGGTTTGGCTTTTCGATTATTAACTGACCTGATGCGCTTTTTCCGAATAAACCTGAATTCCGTCTGCCACTACTTTCGCCCTGAACTCACGCAGGATATTCTGCGTATGCTCTCCTGGTACTCCATCGCCGATGACCCTTCCATCCACTTTGACGACCGCGATCACTTCTGCTGCCGTCCCTGTAAGGAATACCTCGTCGGCTGTGTATACATCATGGCGGGTAAATGGTTCCTCCTTCACCTCGTACCCAAGGTCTTTAGCAATGTCGATAACTGCATTCCTGGTGATTCCTTCTAAAGCACCTACATAACCTGGCGGTGTGAGGAATGTATTGCCTCTCACGATAAAAATATTATCAGCGGAGCCTTCTGCAACATATCCCTGATCATTCAGCATAAGTGCTTCACTTACATTTGCCAGATGAGCTTCGATTTTTACAAGAACATTATTTAAATAGTTCAGCGATTTCACTTTCGGGCTCAATACATCTGGCCGATTTCTTCTTGTCGCGACTGTTACGATTTCCAAACCTCGGTCATACAGCTCCTTCGGGAAAATAGCCAGTGGCTCTACGATGACGACCACATTCGCGTTCGGGCACTTGAAAGGATCAAGCCCTAGGTCCCCGACACCCCTGGAAACAACAATCCGGATATAAGCATCTCTCAATTGATTCCGTTGCACCGTCTCAACAACCAGGCCGGTGAACTCCTCTTTGGAGTGTGGCATATTCAGCATGATGGACTTAGCTGACCGGTAAAGTCGGTCCATATGTTCTTCCATCCTGAAAATATTGCCGCTGTATACCCGTATCCCTTCAAAAATACCGTCTCCGTATAGAAATCCATGATCATATACTGAAACTTTAGCATTTTCCTTGGTGACGAATTCCCCGTTTAAGTAAATCCATTGATCGGGCACAATAAACACTCCTTTAACAAATAGACGCTTTAAATTATTAAATTCATAGGTTAAAAAAATACAGTTTTACATTATCCAAAAATAAATATAAAACTATGACTCACTTTCGATGCATTCAACTTGTTTTTTTTATTTGAGGATTATCTTACGCCCAATTCAAACCCTCGTCAACACCCTTTTTCTAAATTATTTGATAATTTAGATTAGTTAGTTAATTTGTATCCGCTTACATTGTTGATATATTCACATTTACAAAAAATCAAATTTTTTATTCAGCCCGAGTATTTTGTCTGCCGTTCCCGAGAGTAGGCACTACTTTTAGGCATAAAAAAAAACTCACCCAAAAGGTGAGTTAAAGTATGTAGTTTAGATGGCGTCCCAGGAGAGATTCGAACTCCCGACCGTACGCTTAGAAGGCGTATGCTCTATCCGGCTGAGCTACTGGGACTTGGTTGTTTTTTAAAGACAAGATTTATTATATTAGCCAAATAACTAAATGTCAATAAAAAATCAAAAACTTTTTTCCGAGGGAAACCTGCTGGCTCCCCTCAGAAAAACATTATAGTAGTTTTAATTTGTTTTGTGAAGTGAAAACTCTTGCTTCAGCTCAGAAATCTCACCATTTCCAAAGTCATAGATCCGCAATACTGCTTTACCATTTTCCAGCTCGAGGATGGCATAACTCTTTTCAGTCCTGCCTCGTGGAAGCCTGATGCTTCCAGGATTGATGAACAGTACATCATCCACCATTTCTGCTCCCAGCAAATGAGAATGTCCAAAGCAGACGATATCAGCCTGCAGTTCTTTTGCCTTATAGTACAAGTTTACGAGTGTAGACTTTACAGAGTAAAGATGCCCATGTGTCACGAAAATTCTAACGCCATTTATCACATGCATCTCTTCATCAGGAAAATGGCCATAAAAGTCGCAATTTCCCTTCACCGAGCTGAAATTCACAATCGCAGCATCGCTTTCCGAAAGCTCTGAGTCTCCGCAGTGTATCATTAAGTCCACATCATTCCCGTGCAGCTTTTCAATTCCCTCAAGCACCTCAGTTGAGCCGTGGCTGTCACTGACAATCAGCACCCTACTCATGGCGTTCCTCACGCTCTTTAAGGAGCTCATCCAGCTTCCTGATCGCATTGGCCCGGTGGCTGATCTTATTTTTTTCGTCTGAAGCCAATTCAGCCATCGATTTCCCTTTCGTTTCTACTAAGAAAATGGGATCATAGCCAAAACCATTGGAACCGCGTCTCTCCTCAAGGATCCTTCCTTCACACGTCCCGAATACAGTCAATGTCTCCTTGCCAGGCTCTGCCATCGCGAGAGCACAGCAGAATCTTGCAGTTCGCTCGCTTTCCGGGACACCCTGAAGTTCATCGAGAACTTTGTCGATATTGTTTTCATCATTTTTTTCAGGACCTGCGTATCGTGCCGAATACACACCCGGCCGGCCATCTAATGCATCAATTTCAAGCCCGGAGTCATCCGCGATCACTCTCACACCAAGGGTATTAGCAATCGTCTCAGCTTTTAAGATGGCGTTCTCCTCAAAAGTTGAACCTGTTTCTTCCACATCTTCAAGCTCTGGATAATCGAGCAAAGTTTTCACGGCAAAGCCTTTTGGCAAAAAAAGTTTCTCGAACTCCTTAGCTTTTCCGCTATTTTTTGTTGCAATTATGACTGATTCCATTTTGAGATCTCTCCTATCTCCGTTTTCCGCCCTCAATTTTGGCAGTCAATTCTTCTCCCAGAGCTTCCTTTTGTTTTTCGAAAAGTTCTGAGATACCATCTTGTGCAGCCTTTAAAAGATCCTGCAGCTGGCTGTATGAAAAAGTCGCTTCTTCCCCAGTACCCTGCAGCTCAACGAATTCTCCATTGCCGGTCATGACAACATTCATATCGACATGGGCAGCAGAATCCTCGACATAATTCAAATCTACCACAGCCTCTCCGTTCTCCAAAACGCCAACACTTGTGGCAGCTAGGAAGTCTGTCACAGGATATCCAGAAAGCCTCTTTTGCTTGCTCAGCTTCTCAAGAGCCATAGCCATCGCAACAAAAGCTCCTGTAATGGAAGCAGTACGAGTGCCCCCGTCTGCCTGGATGACATCACAATCGATCCAAACAGTACGCTCGCCAATCGCCTCAAGATTTACGACTGCGCGCAGCGCCCTTCCAATCAAACGCTGGATTTCCATCGTTCTTCCGGAAATCTTGCCTTTTGCCGCCTCACGAATGTTCCTCTGTTCTGTAGCACGCGGGAGCATCGAGTATTCCGCCGTAATCCATCCTTTACCCTCGCCGCGCATGAAATGTGGAACACGGTCCTCTATGCTCGCAGTACAAATCACTTTCGTATCTCCCACAGAAATTAGTACTGATCCTTCTGGATGTTTCAGATAATCCGTTTCAATATGTATTGGTCTTAATTGCAATGGTTCACGCCCATCAAATCGCATTATAAGTGTCCTCCTTAGCATGATAAAAGGCAGGCAGCCTGCCTTTGAACCACAATATAAATAAGAGGCAGGAAATACGCCTGCCTCTTTGGATGTCTTTAATTAGTATATCAAAATCCGGCTATTAAAAACTACCTGTGTTTACTTTTTCAGGCCTTGTAACCGGCTCAGCGAGTTTTTCTCCCGATTCTGTAAGGACGTCAGCCTTGCCGTTCACCGTAAGGGCTACACTCTCTACACCTGTTTGTTCAGTAAGTGAAAGCACAAGCGAATTCAGCAGGTGTTCCGAGACCATTTTTTCTTCAAAGCTGCCATAAATGGATTCATTGAAGTTCAATGTCACCTTGCCATCCTCAACCTTAGGTGCGTCAAGCAGCTTCACGCCTGACTGGAAGTCTGACAGAAGATTGGATGCATATGCCGGCCCTTCAACAAGCTCATTGACGATTGCGGTGATATTATCCTTAACAGCATTGCTGACGCGCTTCGTTACTGGCACATAATAATACGCGCCTTCTTCGCCGCCAACATAATAGACCGTGACTGCTTTCGTATTTGTGATATCAACGACATCGGAATTGTCCACATTGATGCCATCCGCACGGCTCAGCTCTCCTCCAATCGGAGTGCCGCCTACAGGCATTGCTTCAAGAGGGGTGCCATTCATCTGAAGCTTCACTTCATCGATTGTATCGAATTGTGTGAGCGTCCAAGTTACTGCCTGAAGAATCTTCTTTTCATCCTCTTTTTTATAGGATGCAAATTCCTTTGAAAAATCAACTGTCGCTGTTCCGTCCTTGATGTTCACTGTCATTTGTGTGTCAGCTGGAAGGACGGCCCTGAAGCCATTTGGAAGCATTTGTTCGACAGGTCCATTCGCAACTAGGTATTCCAGAGCCTGCTGGGCGACTCCCTCTTTTTTCGGAAGTTCCATTGTCTGTGAGACGACATAGCCATTTTTATCGATCAAATACAATTCTGTCTGAATGGATGTTTCAACCGCTTCTTTTCCATCCTCAGCTGTTTCTGTAGTAACATTTTCATCAAGCGCCTCTCCCTCTTCCATGAACGTGACATCCTGAGGAGGATCAATTTTCTTCTTTTCCTCGCCCCCGAACAGTCCACAGCCAGATAGGAATACCGTAGTTGCCAGTGTAGCAGCTGTAACGACCACAGCCTTTTTATTTTTTGACATATAAATCCCTCCAAAGACAGTTTGTACTAATATGTATACGAGCCTCTGGATATTTTAGACCGCCTTTAAGAAGATTTTAGTAATTAAAATTGATTATAAAGAAAACAGCTCTGTTATAACCGAATGTTGATCTCACAGTGTTCGAAAAGTAAACGGATAAATTCCGCTTAAATTGGGAAATACCCTTATTTCCTTAAAAATAAAGGGAGGTTTTCCGTTTATTTAATCCAAATCGGTGAATATTCGTCTTAGTTAGTGCAGTTAACTGGAAATTCTCCGCTTATTTCTGCTGCAAAAGCGTCCACTATACACAATAGCCGGAAATCCTCCGTTTATGAACTCTCATACCCACACGAAAATCAACTTTGAATGATAACAAGCCAAGAAATTTAAAAAAAGACCTCCGTCTCCGGAAGCCTTGTTAACTCAATCTAATTTTTTCGACATGTTCAATCGGCCTCTCGAGCCACTGTGATGCTATGGATGAGAAAATCGTCCTTGAACCTGTCATGTAATAATAGTGCTCCGGAAGTTCTTCCCTGTCGGCAAACATATCGTTATGGCCGAGAATGGTGCTCACTTCACGCGCTGTTTCCTCGCCCGAACTGATCACCTTGACTTCAGGCCCCATCACTTCTTTAATGAGCGGCTCGAGCAAAGGATAGTGGGTGCAGCCCAGGATCAATGTATCCAGCCCCTGACCCTGCAATGGCTGAAGCGTTTCGGTTACCACTTTCTTTGCAACACGGCCATCGTATTCTCCACTTTCAACAAGCGGCACGAATTTAGGGCAAGCAAGTGCTTCAATTGCAGTCCGGCGATTGATTGATTTCAATGCATGTTCATACGCACGGCTTTTCACCGTGCCTTCAGTTCCGATAATACCAATTTTATAATTCTCTGTTACCTTGATCGCTGTCCTCGCACCAGGCTGAATGACACCTAACACTGGAATCGAGAGTTCATTCCTTATTTCGTCAAGGACGACTGCAGTCGCCGTATTGCATGCAATGACAAGCATTTTAATATTCTTTTCAAGCAGGAACCGGGTCATTTGCCAGGTGAATCTCTTTACTTCCTCAACCGGACGTGGTCCGTATGGACAGCGTGCTGTATCACCGACATAGATAATCTGTTCATACGGAAGCTGTCTCATCACTTCCTTGGCAACCGTTAACCCACCTACTCCTGAATCAATGATTCCGATTGGTCGATTCAAAAAACTCGCCTCATTCTTCTCGCATTTCTTGATGTAATTTCGCTAAGCCTTCTTTAAGGGACAATATTTCTTTACCTGAAAAGTCCTTCAATACTTCTTGAAGGTATAACTGTCGTTTCTTGATCACTTCATCGATGATCCTTTCACCCTCGTCCAGAAGATGGATACGGACTACACGCCTGTCATTGGGATCCTTCACCCTGACGACAAGTTCATTCTTCTCCATCCTGTCTACCAGATCCGTGGTTGTACTGCAGGCAAGGAACATTTTATTGGACAGTTCCCCGATTGTCATATCCCCGTCCTCAAATAGCCATTGCAGTGCAATGAACTGGGGGGGAGTGATTGTGTAATTGCTGAGGAGCTCGCGTCCCTTTTGCTTAATGATGCCTGATATGTACCGTAAATCCTTTTCGATATCAGCTACTGTCTCCAGCCCCTGATTTTTTTCTACCCCTTCAAGTTTCATCCGTAACAACTCCTAAGAATTCTTTTTCCTTTATCATAAAACTTGTTTCCAAGCTGAGAAGATTTTATCTATTGCCCTTATTTTCTACTTTTTTCGAGCAAATTTCAAGACAGAATTAAGTTCCAGCCAGTT
The window above is part of the Mesobacillus jeotgali genome. Proteins encoded here:
- the leuB gene encoding 3-isopropylmalate dehydrogenase, with product MEKRIAILPGDGVGKEVSRGAVTILQAVAELFNHKFHFTYGEIGGAAIDEFGTPLPEHTLDLCKGSDAVLLGAVGGPKWDVMPGHIRPEKGLLKIRKELGLYANVRPVQYYSSISGISPLRKEVVEGADMVVVRELTGGLYFGKPSERSFKKGEASVVDTLYYQKNEMERVIRYAFELAAMRKGKVTSVDKANVLESSRMWRETAEEVAKDFPAVQLEHMLVDNAAMQLIKNPRQFDVLVTENMFGDILSDEASVLTGSLGMLPSASVSLTGPYLYEPIHGSAPDIAGMNAANPIAMILSAAMMLRLSFGLEEEAEAIENAVQQVLDAGSRTRDIAVFGTPFLTTEGMVEEIKAALLDNEAILNIMSAYA
- a CDS encoding 2-isopropylmalate synthase: MRRIKIFDTTLRDGEQSAGVNLNFSEKLEIARQLERLNIDIIEAGFPAASKGDFASVAEISRQIQGCSVTGLARSVTTDIDAAWEALKHGAEPRLHLFIATSPIHRIHKLKQTKAEVVETAIRTVKYAASKFPVIQWSAEDACRTELDFLAEIVEEVIKAGAKVINIPDTVGYISPQEYGQIFTYLRENVPSISKVELSAHCHDDLGMSIANSLAAVSAGASQVEGTINGIGERAGNAALEEFAVALHIRKDFYQAETGLNLKEISRTSSLVSKLTGMAVPANKAVVGRNAFAHESGIHQDGVLKEKTTYEIISPELVGLQNNSMVLGKHSGRHAFRNRLNEIGLSVPEDDINRLFSVFKELADRKKEMTDDDLVAIILEEKLSKEQQYYRLDSIQVQYGTNQVPTATVTLFGCQNEKIQEASTGSGSIEALYNTLENCMKEKARLLDYRIQSVGAGRDALAQVYVKLDFGGIETSGRGLAQDVLEASAKAYLNAVNRVLYMEETKKVAVNG
- the ilvC gene encoding ketol-acid reductoisomerase; the encoded protein is MAKMYYNGDANEAYFNGKTVAVVGYGSQGHAHAQNLRDSGVEVVIGLRQGRSWEKAEQDGFEVKTVAEAVAAADVVMVLLPDERQTAVYKNEIEPQLSGQALMFAHGFNVHFKQIVPPESCDVLLVAPKGPGHLVRRTYQEGAGVPALFAIHQDVSGNARELALAYAKEIGALRAGALETTFKEETETDLFGEQAVLCGGLTSLVKAGFETLVEAGYQPELAYFETMHELKLIVDLMYEGGLEGMRYSISDTAQWGDFVSGPRVVNEQVKEEMKRVLTDIQEGTFAKGWIEENENNRPVFNSINEKENRHQIEEVGRELRKMMPFVNKQKQREVAASAKN
- the ilvN gene encoding acetolactate synthase small subunit, whose translation is MKRIITMTVLNRPGVLNRITNLFSKRNYNIESISVGLTEQEGVSRITCVVHVENDGMVEQITKQLNKQIDVLKVADISDQAIVARELVLMKVPVLPHNRAEIYSIIEPFRASVIDVSKDSIIIQLTGETEKIEAFIDLIKPYGIRELARTGTTAFPRGNQRTGQQKSFSFV
- the ilvB gene encoding acetolactate synthase large subunit; this encodes MEAALKETKAKLKEVSGADLLIQALEKENVEVIFGYPGGAVLPIYDKLYDSKILHVLPRHEQGGIHAAEGYARVSGKPGVVIATSGPGATNIITGIADAMMDSLPLVVFTGQVATGVIGTDAFQEADILGITTPITKYNYQVRDIKDIPRIIKEAFYIATSGRPGPVVIDFPKDLAAGVAAVPAEEEIHLPGYQPTTEPNFLQVRKLSEAVSRAKRPVILAGAGVLHAKASNLLKEYAEQQNLHVVHTLLGLGGFPANHELFLGMAGMHGCYTANMALYHCDLLINIGARFDDRLTGNLEHFAPKAAVAHIDIDPAEIGKNVPTQIPVVGDAGEALRQLLVLEGNPPEQEDWAETLSAWKKDFPYHYENSEILKPQKVMELLYEKTEGEAIVVTDVGQHQMWAAQYYQLQHSDRWVTSGGLGTMGFGLPASIGAQLADPKACVVAVLGDGGFQMSTQELAVIAEFQLPIKIAIFNNKALGMVRQWQEIFYKERYSHSKNPVQPSFVKLAEAYGIKGFEIHTEAEAHSILDKVLHDKEPVLLDFRVDGAENVYPMIAPGKGIHEMVGVKK
- the ilvE gene encoding branched-chain-amino-acid transaminase, which produces MPDQWIYLNGEFVTKENAKVSVYDHGFLYGDGIFEGIRVYSGNIFRMEEHMDRLYRSAKSIMLNMPHSKEEFTGLVVETVQRNQLRDAYIRIVVSRGVGDLGLDPFKCPNANVVVIVEPLAIFPKELYDRGLEIVTVATRRNRPDVLSPKVKSLNYLNNVLVKIEAHLANVSEALMLNDQGYVAEGSADNIFIVRGNTFLTPPGYVGALEGITRNAVIDIAKDLGYEVKEEPFTRHDVYTADEVFLTGTAAEVIAVVKVDGRVIGDGVPGEHTQNILREFRAKVVADGIQVYSEKAHQVS
- a CDS encoding metallophosphoesterase; translation: MSRVLIVSDSHGSTEVLEGIEKLHGNDVDLMIHCGDSELSESDAAIVNFSSVKGNCDFYGHFPDEEMHVINGVRIFVTHGHLYSVKSTLVNLYYKAKELQADIVCFGHSHLLGAEMVDDVLFINPGSIRLPRGRTEKSYAILELENGKAVLRIYDFGNGEISELKQEFSLHKTN
- a CDS encoding XTP/dITP diphosphatase, whose amino-acid sequence is MESVIIATKNSGKAKEFEKLFLPKGFAVKTLLDYPELEDVEETGSTFEENAILKAETIANTLGVRVIADDSGLEIDALDGRPGVYSARYAGPEKNDENNIDKVLDELQGVPESERTARFCCALAMAEPGKETLTVFGTCEGRILEERRGSNGFGYDPIFLVETKGKSMAELASDEKNKISHRANAIRKLDELLKEREERHE
- the rph gene encoding ribonuclease PH codes for the protein MRFDGREPLQLRPIHIETDYLKHPEGSVLISVGDTKVICTASIEDRVPHFMRGEGKGWITAEYSMLPRATEQRNIREAAKGKISGRTMEIQRLIGRALRAVVNLEAIGERTVWIDCDVIQADGGTRTASITGAFVAMAMALEKLSKQKRLSGYPVTDFLAATSVGVLENGEAVVDLNYVEDSAAHVDMNVVMTGNGEFVELQGTGEEATFSYSQLQDLLKAAQDGISELFEKQKEALGEELTAKIEGGKRR